The genomic stretch TTTGTTCAACCTGCCAGTCTGTTGCCCTTGGTTGACCGTTTATTGGTTTAAATAAATCATCAATGAATAGAACTTCGACCTTTCTCATGGCATCGAGTTTTGCTTCTAAGTTATCAAAGTTAGCTTTCAAATCACCCATGCCCTCTACATAAGGGAAATACATGCAGTGTACTGATTTTTTCTTGATCAGATTATTCATAATCGCCGTGAGCAAATGAGTTTTACCGCTACCTGGCTGTCCAAGTAATGCGATACTGTTTTGCCTTTCTCCTTTGATCTTTTGAAAATCTTTATAGTATTCCACTGCACACTCATAAGCGTCCTTGATCATGTCTGGCTTACCGTCCGTTATGAAGTTACCAAAGAGAAGCTTTTCAAACTCTTCTGTAATGCCACTAGCTGCCATGAGTCTGGCAATTTTCTTTCGTCTTACACATTCACACTGTTTTGAATAAGTATCTTTCCATTCGCTAGCTTTATCCGGCGTACAAACCTTACCTAACAGAAAATCATCTTCCGACACCATATCGTCCGGAACCATAAGGTCTAACTGTTCATCTAAATGCCAAGAAGTGTCCTTATGGACTCGATAAACGACAATTCCACGATCCTTACAATAAGGACAATCAAATTCAGCCTTTTCTTCTGATACGGCCTGTTTTGTTCCCAAAAAGCGGGCTGACCTTTCCCGAAGTTCCTGCATGATCGTTTGAAATGCGGTGTCTATACTGACTGCTTTGTTTATAGCCATATTGTTTCTCCTTTCTCTTTTGAGTGAATGGATTTGATAAGATGGCTTGAACATATGACAAACTTGCAGCTTTCCCCTTTAATTGAAACGCTGTCTTGATAGCCTCCATCACTTTTTCCTCACCATAATCGTCGACCATGTAGCCGATCCGCTGTGCCTCCATCGGGCCGACTGACCGAGCAACTTTGTTTTCATATAGCTCAAAGGCATTTTTCATTTTGTCATCGACCTCCTGATGTTCAATCTGAGCTGGTTCCAAAGCTTTGTTCTTCATGTAATTTCCTAGTTGTATGTAGTCTGCATAATGAAGTATGGTGACGATGAGCCCTCTTTTTTGTGGAAGACGGTGCAATTTGATATATCCCTGTTTCTCCA from Bacillus subtilis subsp. subtilis str. 168 encodes the following:
- the yqaL gene encoding putative DNA-binding protein; skin element (Evidence 3: Putative function from multiple computational evidences; PubMedId: 20889742; Product type f: factor), which encodes MVIPRLPFKEFRDEKIYDHLFKRAEYRPNQELELGQTIIKVVELAKDFNWSAAQIKYSLDRMEKQGYIKLHRLPQKRGLIVTILHYADYIQLGNYMKNKALEPAQIEHQEVDDKMKNAFELYENKVARSVGPMEAQRIGYMVDDYGEEKVMEAIKTAFQLKGKAASLSYVQAILSNPFTQKRKEKQYGYKQSSQYRHRISNDHAGTSGKVSPLFGNKTGRIRRKG
- the sknM gene encoding putative helicase loader; skin element (Evidence 1a: Function from experimental evidences in the studied strain; PubMedId: 20889742; Product type h: extrachromosomal origin), producing MAINKAVSIDTAFQTIMQELRERSARFLGTKQAVSEEKAEFDCPYCKDRGIVVYRVHKDTSWHLDEQLDLMVPDDMVSEDDFLLGKVCTPDKASEWKDTYSKQCECVRRKKIARLMAASGITEEFEKLLFGNFITDGKPDMIKDAYECAVEYYKDFQKIKGERQNSIALLGQPGSGKTHLLTAIMNNLIKKKSVHCMYFPYVEGMGDLKANFDNLEAKLDAMRKVEVLFIDDLFKPINGQPRATDWQVEQIQSVLNYRYLNHKPLLISSELTIDEILDIDEALGSRIHQMCRDYIVIIRGDRMQLNHRLGDWE